Proteins co-encoded in one Candidatus Melainabacteria bacterium RIFOXYA2_FULL_32_9 genomic window:
- a CDS encoding UDP-N-acetylglucosamine 1-carboxyvinyltransferase, whose amino-acid sequence MSDKIIINGGRELTGEVSIGGAKNAVLKLIAASILVDDICEIHNVPELTDVKTMVEVINHLGVKTEYNPQESSLIINAKHITNYEACYELVSKMRASFTVLGALLGRCKEARVALPGGCAIGERRIDLHIKGLEALGAQIKIENGYVVAKATKLTGAEILLDRPSVGATENIMLAAVLAEGSTIISNVAQEPEIVDLANFLNAIGADVSGAGTSEIVINGVKQQDLHSTTYTTIPDRIEAGTYIAAIIATKGNAIVRNVYPAHLSAVSSKLNDMGANITLIDPVTIEVSCNSRPKAVDIVTQPHPGFPTDLQSPFMSVLTVSKGISVITESIYENRFRQVGELRRMGADVQQEGNHVIVKGVKQLTGTKVKASDLRAGASLIVASLCARGTSEIENLYHIDRGYEKLIEKLSDLGADIQRITDDTSNSDIDIQNYNEIRI is encoded by the coding sequence TTGAGTGATAAGATAATAATAAATGGAGGCAGAGAACTTACCGGTGAAGTGTCCATAGGCGGGGCAAAGAACGCCGTTTTAAAGCTAATAGCAGCCTCTATTTTAGTAGATGATATATGCGAGATACATAATGTCCCTGAATTAACAGATGTAAAAACCATGGTTGAAGTTATTAACCATCTGGGGGTTAAGACAGAATATAATCCACAAGAAAGCTCTTTAATTATAAATGCAAAACATATAACTAATTATGAAGCTTGTTATGAACTTGTTAGTAAAATGCGAGCTTCTTTTACTGTATTAGGAGCGCTACTTGGAAGATGTAAAGAAGCAAGAGTAGCTCTTCCAGGGGGCTGTGCTATAGGTGAAAGACGAATTGACCTACATATCAAAGGATTAGAAGCATTAGGCGCTCAAATAAAAATTGAGAATGGTTATGTAGTTGCTAAAGCTACTAAACTTACTGGTGCTGAAATTTTGCTTGATAGACCAAGTGTTGGTGCTACAGAAAATATTATGTTGGCTGCTGTATTAGCTGAAGGGTCAACTATAATAAGTAACGTAGCACAAGAACCTGAAATTGTTGATCTTGCTAATTTCCTAAATGCTATTGGTGCAGATGTTAGTGGCGCCGGTACATCCGAAATTGTAATCAATGGCGTAAAACAACAAGATTTACATTCTACAACCTATACGACAATTCCAGACAGAATTGAAGCTGGTACATATATTGCTGCTATTATAGCCACAAAAGGAAACGCTATAGTTCGTAATGTATATCCAGCTCATTTAAGTGCAGTATCAAGTAAATTAAATGATATGGGTGCAAATATAACTCTTATAGATCCTGTTACTATTGAGGTATCTTGTAATTCCAGACCTAAAGCTGTAGATATTGTAACTCAACCCCATCCTGGTTTTCCTACAGATCTTCAATCACCATTTATGTCTGTTTTAACTGTATCTAAAGGCATAAGTGTAATTACAGAAAGCATTTATGAAAACAGATTCAGACAAGTTGGTGAATTAAGAAGAATGGGCGCTGATGTTCAACAAGAAGGTAACCATGTGATAGTTAAAGGTGTAAAGCAATTAACAGGAACTAAGGTGAAAGCAAGTGATTTAAGAGCAGGTGCATCTTTAATTGTAGCTAGTTTATGTGCTAGAGGGACTTCTGAAATAGAAAACTTGTATCACATAGACAGAGGGTATGAAAAACTGATTGAAAAACTGAGTGATTTAGGAGCGGATATTCAAAGAATAACTGATGATACTTCTAATTCTGACATTGACATCCAAAATTATAATGAAATAAGAATCTAA
- a CDS encoding cell division protein FtsH yields MKKYQTTGVYITLVLILLAFMVTVLTSKTDSVQDLSYSQFMKLVKESKIESVQITNNVITANPKTEPSHSALTETKYKVLMPNDNPSLIDKLENHNIDISVEPPNNSGQWVGLIGSLILPILLLVGLFLMFRSAQSGGSQAMSFGKSKAKMMLDSKVKVTFADVAGIDESKQELEEVVDFLKNGERYLALGAKIPKGVLLVGAPGTGKTLMAKAVAGEAGVPFFSISGSDFVEMFVGVGASRVRDLFEQAKKHAPCIVFIDEIDAVGRQRGAGLGGGHDEREQTLNQLLVEMDGFDGTTGIIIIAATNRPDILDNALLRPGRFDRQVVIDKPDIMGREQILEVHIKGKPLAEEVNLKVIAKRTPGFTGADLSNLINEAALLAARKSKKEIEMEDVEEAIDKVIAGPEKKNRIISEKEKEIIAYHEVGHALLAKLLKDCDPLHKVTIISRGMALGLTMTLPVNDQVLYSRTQLLDRMAMTLGGRISEEIIFNEITTGAQNDLEKVTDLARKMVTNFGMSEKMGPMTFGKRNEHVFLGRDFGHERNFSEEVASIIDREIKSIVEERYKFAKQILSENKDVMDEIVKVLLEKETLDEKEVDEIIERVKIERNNNQNYTEHNV; encoded by the coding sequence ATGAAAAAATACCAAACAACAGGAGTTTACATAACACTAGTGCTGATATTATTAGCATTTATGGTCACTGTACTTACATCAAAAACAGATTCTGTTCAGGATTTATCATACAGCCAGTTTATGAAACTGGTTAAAGAAAGCAAAATCGAATCTGTACAGATAACCAACAATGTTATAACGGCTAATCCTAAAACAGAACCTTCTCATAGTGCTTTAACCGAGACTAAGTATAAGGTTTTAATGCCTAATGATAACCCAAGTTTGATAGATAAACTTGAAAATCATAATATCGATATCAGTGTAGAACCACCAAACAATTCAGGACAATGGGTTGGATTGATAGGATCATTAATTCTGCCAATTTTATTGCTTGTAGGACTATTCTTGATGTTCAGAAGTGCACAAAGTGGTGGATCTCAGGCAATGTCATTCGGAAAAAGTAAAGCTAAAATGATGCTTGATAGCAAAGTTAAAGTGACTTTTGCTGATGTAGCCGGTATCGATGAATCAAAGCAGGAATTAGAAGAAGTTGTAGATTTCTTAAAAAATGGTGAAAGATATCTTGCACTTGGAGCAAAAATACCTAAAGGAGTTCTTTTAGTTGGTGCTCCTGGTACAGGTAAAACATTAATGGCAAAAGCTGTTGCCGGTGAGGCAGGCGTTCCATTTTTCAGCATAAGTGGTTCTGACTTTGTTGAAATGTTTGTTGGTGTCGGTGCATCCAGAGTTAGAGACTTGTTTGAACAAGCTAAAAAACATGCTCCATGTATTGTCTTTATAGACGAGATTGATGCGGTTGGAAGACAACGTGGTGCTGGTTTAGGCGGTGGACACGACGAGAGAGAACAAACATTAAACCAATTACTCGTTGAAATGGACGGTTTTGACGGTACAACAGGAATAATTATTATAGCTGCTACAAATAGGCCAGATATTCTTGATAACGCTCTTTTAAGACCGGGTAGATTCGACAGACAGGTTGTAATCGATAAGCCTGATATAATGGGAAGAGAGCAAATTCTTGAAGTGCACATTAAAGGCAAACCTTTAGCTGAAGAAGTCAACTTAAAAGTTATTGCTAAAAGAACTCCTGGTTTCACAGGTGCTGATTTGTCAAACTTAATAAATGAAGCAGCTCTTTTAGCAGCTAGAAAAAGTAAAAAAGAAATTGAAATGGAAGATGTAGAAGAAGCTATTGATAAAGTAATAGCAGGTCCTGAAAAGAAAAATCGCATAATTTCAGAAAAAGAAAAAGAAATTATTGCTTATCACGAAGTAGGGCACGCTTTACTTGCAAAACTTCTTAAAGACTGTGATCCGCTTCATAAAGTTACCATTATATCAAGAGGTATGGCTCTTGGCTTGACCATGACACTACCTGTAAATGATCAGGTTCTTTATAGTAGAACACAGTTACTTGATAGAATGGCTATGACTCTTGGAGGAAGAATATCTGAAGAAATTATCTTCAATGAAATCACCACCGGTGCTCAAAATGACCTTGAAAAAGTTACTGATCTTGCTAGAAAAATGGTAACAAACTTTGGCATGAGTGAAAAAATGGGTCCAATGACATTTGGTAAAAGAAATGAGCACGTATTTTTAGGCAGAGATTTTGGTCACGAAAGAAATTTCTCTGAAGAAGTTGCATCAATAATAGATAGAGAAATCAAATCTATAGTCGAAGAAAGATATAAATTTGCAAAACAAATTCTATCAGAAAACAAAGATGTAATGGATGAAATCGTTAAAGTTCTTCTCGAAAAAGAAACTCTTGATGAAAAAGAGGTTGATGAAATCATAGAAAGAGTTAAAATAGAGCGAAATAATAACCAAAACTATACGGAACATAACGTGTAA
- a CDS encoding glutamate synthase (NADPH), homotetrameric, with translation MAKEKIERQIPITLDPEYRSANFEEVEKNFTDEQALNEAKRCINCKNPKCVAGCPVNINIPGFIQEIAKENLDAAGKLVRETNLLPSVCGRVCPQERQCEGSCVLGIKDKPVAIGALERYVGDKTDSSSLQITSNGQKVAIIGSGCAGISAAADLAKSGYQVTVFEALHALGGVLRYGIPEFRLPRTALDREINSLKQIGVEFKTNVIIGKSLTIQDLFSDGFEAIFVCSGAGLPKMLNISGENLNGVYSANEFLTRVNLMRANRSEYPTPIRGGRKVAVVGGGNTAMDAARTAKRIGFDEVTIVYRRSEAELPARKAEIEHAKEEGVNFLLLHSPVEITGYEGYVLGMQLQVMELGEPDASGRRKPIPTDKTVNIEVDTVIVALGTNPNPIIQKSALEEGLNLDVNAKGYIIIDPETGLTSIPGVFAGGDVAPVGESNAINAMGAGKKAAKAINEYLEKQKTLSHINN, from the coding sequence ATGGCAAAAGAAAAAATTGAAAGACAGATCCCTATTACTTTGGATCCTGAATATAGAAGTGCAAATTTTGAAGAAGTAGAAAAGAATTTTACCGATGAGCAGGCATTAAATGAAGCTAAACGCTGCATCAATTGTAAAAATCCTAAATGTGTAGCCGGTTGTCCTGTGAATATAAACATTCCTGGTTTTATTCAAGAAATTGCAAAGGAAAATTTAGATGCAGCAGGAAAGCTAGTAAGAGAAACTAACTTGTTGCCATCAGTATGCGGTAGAGTTTGCCCTCAGGAAAGACAATGTGAAGGAAGCTGTGTATTAGGAATAAAAGATAAGCCTGTTGCTATTGGCGCTCTTGAAAGATATGTCGGTGATAAAACTGACAGCAGCTCCTTACAAATAACCTCAAACGGACAAAAAGTCGCAATAATAGGCTCAGGGTGTGCCGGGATTTCAGCAGCAGCAGATCTGGCAAAATCAGGTTATCAAGTAACTGTATTTGAGGCCCTTCACGCTCTTGGTGGAGTTCTAAGATATGGTATTCCTGAATTTAGATTGCCAAGAACTGCTTTAGACAGAGAAATTAATTCTTTAAAACAAATTGGTGTAGAGTTCAAAACAAATGTAATTATAGGCAAATCTCTTACCATTCAGGATTTATTTTCTGATGGTTTTGAGGCCATATTTGTTTGTAGTGGTGCCGGATTGCCTAAAATGCTTAATATATCTGGTGAAAATCTAAATGGAGTATACTCAGCTAACGAATTTTTGACTAGGGTTAACTTAATGAGAGCTAATAGGTCTGAATATCCGACTCCTATCAGGGGTGGCAGAAAAGTTGCTGTTGTAGGAGGTGGAAATACAGCCATGGATGCGGCTAGAACAGCAAAGAGAATCGGTTTTGATGAAGTAACCATTGTATATAGAAGATCTGAAGCTGAACTTCCTGCAAGAAAAGCTGAAATTGAGCACGCTAAAGAAGAAGGTGTAAATTTCTTACTATTGCATAGTCCTGTCGAGATTACAGGTTATGAAGGTTATGTGTTAGGAATGCAGCTTCAGGTAATGGAACTTGGCGAACCTGATGCAAGTGGAAGAAGGAAGCCAATTCCAACAGACAAAACTGTAAATATTGAGGTTGATACAGTTATAGTTGCGCTTGGTACAAATCCAAATCCAATAATTCAAAAATCAGCTCTAGAAGAAGGTTTAAACCTGGATGTTAATGCAAAAGGATATATAATAATAGATCCTGAAACTGGTCTAACATCTATTCCAGGTGTTTTTGCAGGTGGAGATGTAGCTCCTGTAGGTGAATCAAATGCAATAAATGCAATGGGAGCAGGTAAAAAAGCTGCAAAAGCTATAAATGAATACCTTGAAAAACAGAAAACCCTATCCCATATAAATAATTAA
- a CDS encoding O-acetylhomoserine aminocarboxypropyltransferase (catalyzes the formation of L-methionine and acetate from O-acetyl-L-homoserine and methanethiol): protein MKFDTIAVHGGQGVDTDTHSRAVPIYQTTSYVFEDSQYAADLFSLKKAGNIYTRLMNPTTDVLEKRIALLEGGIGALAVSSGQAATTLACLNIAKVGDEIVASSSLYGGTYTLFANTFAKMGIKVKFVDSDNPEDFEKAITDKTRLIFAESIGNPGLRVLDFEKLADVAHKHNIPLIIDNTVATPYLFRPFDYGADITVYSATKFLGGHGTSICGLIVDSGCFPWDKADKFPELTEPDPSYHGITYTKKFGQAAYIVKARTQLLRDLGPAVSPFNSFLILQGIETLPLRIERHCSNAVKVAKFLSEHKNVNWVNYPGLESHPSYQMAKKYLPKGQGAIIGFGIKGGMESGIKFIDNVKLLSHLANIGDAKSLVIHPASTTHQQLTEEERISTGVTEDFIRLSIGIEDPDDIIADIDQALTMAKE, encoded by the coding sequence ATGAAATTTGATACAATAGCCGTTCATGGGGGGCAGGGAGTTGATACAGATACTCATTCACGAGCTGTTCCTATATATCAGACAACTTCTTATGTTTTTGAGGATTCACAATATGCAGCAGACTTATTTAGCCTGAAAAAGGCAGGTAATATCTATACAAGACTAATGAACCCTACCACTGACGTTCTTGAAAAGCGTATTGCGCTCTTAGAAGGTGGGATCGGAGCTCTTGCAGTGTCATCCGGACAAGCTGCAACAACTCTTGCTTGTCTTAATATTGCAAAAGTAGGAGATGAAATAGTTGCCTCCTCATCTTTATATGGAGGAACTTATACTCTATTTGCAAATACTTTTGCTAAAATGGGTATAAAGGTTAAATTCGTTGATTCTGACAATCCAGAAGACTTTGAAAAAGCTATTACAGATAAAACCAGACTTATTTTTGCAGAAAGCATTGGAAACCCCGGGTTACGGGTTTTAGATTTTGAAAAGTTAGCTGATGTTGCACATAAACATAATATCCCGTTAATTATTGATAATACTGTTGCCACACCATATCTCTTTAGACCGTTTGATTATGGTGCAGATATTACTGTTTATTCAGCTACAAAATTTCTTGGAGGGCATGGGACATCTATTTGTGGTTTAATAGTTGATTCAGGCTGTTTTCCTTGGGATAAAGCAGATAAATTCCCTGAATTAACTGAGCCTGATCCAAGCTATCACGGTATTACCTATACAAAAAAATTTGGACAGGCTGCTTATATAGTTAAAGCTAGAACACAATTATTAAGAGATTTAGGGCCTGCTGTGAGCCCGTTTAACTCCTTCTTAATCTTACAGGGTATAGAAACATTACCTTTAAGAATAGAACGTCATTGTAGCAATGCTGTTAAAGTTGCTAAATTTTTAAGTGAGCATAAAAATGTAAATTGGGTTAATTATCCTGGTCTTGAAAGTCATCCAAGCTATCAGATGGCTAAGAAATATCTTCCTAAAGGTCAGGGAGCTATAATTGGTTTTGGAATCAAAGGTGGAATGGAATCAGGAATTAAGTTTATCGACAATGTTAAATTATTATCCCATCTTGCAAATATTGGTGATGCAAAGTCACTTGTAATACATCCCGCCAGTACAACTCATCAGCAATTGACAGAAGAAGAGCGTATTTCAACTGGTGTGACAGAAGACTTTATAAGACTATCAATAGGCATTGAAGATCCTGATGATATTATTGCAGATATTGATCAAGCTCTTACAATGGCAAAAGAGTAG